The Caldisericota bacterium genome contains the following window.
TGCTAAAAAAAGAGCGCGTAAAATTACGGGTAAAGCGAAAGTATGTATATATTCTACATTTAACAATACAATTGTTACTATAACTGACCTACAAGGCAATGTTGCAACATGGGCATCTTCAGGATCTGCTGGTTTTAAGGGGAGCAAAAAAGGAACTCCATTTGCTGCTCAGCTAACTGCACAAAAAGCGGCAGAAAGAGCTATTGACCTGGGAGCAAAAACAGTATCTGTTTATGTAAAAGGCGGTGGTTCTGGGAGAGAAGTTGCTATACGTGCACTTCAATCTGCAGGACTTGAAATTGAAGAAATTAAGGATATTACTCCAATTCCCCATAATGGTTGTAGACCAAGAAAGTTAAGAAGAGTATAAGGAGGCGGTAAAGTGGCAAGATATATAGATTCTGTTTGCAGGAAATGCAGAGCACAAGGGAAAAAACTTTTTCTTAAAGGAGAAAGGTGTTATACAAAAAAATGCGCATTAGAGAAAGGCAGAGGTATCCCTGGACAAAAACAAGTCACCATGCGTTTTAGGAAACCCTCTGATTATAAAATTCATTTGCAGGAAAAGCAACGTGTAAGAAATATGTACGGCGTCCTGGAGAAACAATTTAGAAAATATTTCGAAAAAGCTACACGACAAAAAGAAATTCCTACTGGTGATAAACTTATGGAAACTCTTGAGAGGAGATTGGACAACGTAGTATTCCGGATGGGTTTTGCTCCCAACAGAAGATCAGCAAGACAATTAGTTCTCCATGGACATGTTAGAGTAAATGGAAAAAAAGTTAATATTCCATCTTTTATAGTAAAATTACAAGATGTAGTGGAAATCAAAGAAAGCAGCAGGCAAATACTATTAATAAAAGATTCTATTGAAGCTGACGTCCAAGTTCCAGTATGGTTGGAAGTAAATAAAGAATCTTATAAAGGAACAGTTGTATCTATCCCCAATATTCCAGAACTTGGCTTGGGTGTAAACCCAGTTCTTATTGTAGAACTTTATTCTAAATAAGGAGCGATCTGATATGTGGAATCTTGATAATATAAAATTTGCAAGAGAAGAGGAAAAAGAGCATTATGGAAAATATAGTTTTGGTCCTTTAGAAAGTGGCTATGGGCTTACGCTTGGCACTGCCCTAAGAAGGATTCTTCTCTCTTCAATAGAGGGTGTAGCACCTGTTGGTATTGCCATAGATGGTGTAGTTCATGAGTTTTCTACTGTTGAGGGTGTTGTAGAAGATGTTGAGGAAATAATATTGAACGTCAAAAAACTTATAGTTTCTCTTGAGGGGATAGATGATGCAGTTCTTACCTTTGATGAAAAAGGCGAGAAAGATGTAAAAGCATCCGACCTTAAGAGTAGTAGCGAAGTGACTATTCTTAATCCTAATTTACACATTGCAACAATTTCTTCGTCAAGAAATTACTTTAAAGGAGTTATCTATGTAAGGAGAGGTAAGGGATATGGATTAGAAGAAGAAATTGTCGAAGAGAGTGATTTTCCTGAAACAGTAATACCCATTGATGCTTATTTTTCTCCTGTGCTTAAAGTTAGTTTTCATGTTGAGCCAATGCGATTTGAAGAATCAGTTAATTTTGATAAACTTATTATAGGTATTTCAACAAAAGGGAATAAAACACCACTTGATTCACTAAAAGAGGCTGTAAAAATTCTCATAAATTATTCGGAAAGGTTTAATTTCATTCTTTCCGGCAATGAAATGGAAAAAGATGATGTTATGGAATCTGTAGGGAAAATTAGCATTAAGGATCTTAAATTATCGGAACGTGCTTTTAACGTGCTGGCGAAAAATGAGATTTTAACAGTCGGCAAATTGTTGAAGTATACAAAAGACGAGCTTATGAAACTTGATAAATTTGGGGTAAAATCGTTCGAAAGTGTAGAAGCTTCTCTCAAAAAACTGAACGTGAAGTTAAAAGAATAAGGAGGTTATTGCTATGTATCATCAGATAAAGCAAAGAAAATTAAGGATGTATAGTAGCTATAGAAAAAGTGTGCTAAGAAATCTT
Protein-coding sequences here:
- a CDS encoding DNA-directed RNA polymerase subunit alpha, giving the protein MWNLDNIKFAREEEKEHYGKYSFGPLESGYGLTLGTALRRILLSSIEGVAPVGIAIDGVVHEFSTVEGVVEDVEEIILNVKKLIVSLEGIDDAVLTFDEKGEKDVKASDLKSSSEVTILNPNLHIATISSSRNYFKGVIYVRRGKGYGLEEEIVEESDFPETVIPIDAYFSPVLKVSFHVEPMRFEESVNFDKLIIGISTKGNKTPLDSLKEAVKILINYSERFNFILSGNEMEKDDVMESVGKISIKDLKLSERAFNVLAKNEILTVGKLLKYTKDELMKLDKFGVKSFESVEASLKKLNVKLKE
- the rpsK gene encoding 30S ribosomal protein S11, which translates into the protein MKKKIRKGAKKRARKITGKAKVCIYSTFNNTIVTITDLQGNVATWASSGSAGFKGSKKGTPFAAQLTAQKAAERAIDLGAKTVSVYVKGGGSGREVAIRALQSAGLEIEEIKDITPIPHNGCRPRKLRRV
- the rpsD gene encoding 30S ribosomal protein S4, which gives rise to MARYIDSVCRKCRAQGKKLFLKGERCYTKKCALEKGRGIPGQKQVTMRFRKPSDYKIHLQEKQRVRNMYGVLEKQFRKYFEKATRQKEIPTGDKLMETLERRLDNVVFRMGFAPNRRSARQLVLHGHVRVNGKKVNIPSFIVKLQDVVEIKESSRQILLIKDSIEADVQVPVWLEVNKESYKGTVVSIPNIPELGLGVNPVLIVELYSK